The DNA window CTACTCTATTTTGAGCAAATGGATGTCCTTTTCCTGGATAAACTTTGCTGGTTGTTTTTATCATATTTCCTTGTAAAGATGCTATTTAGAGTTCAATTCTGTcataattatttctttttattatgtttccttttctttttacaGGTGGACCATTGTTGTTGATGGAGCTAGCATTTCTATTAAGAAGTGTTGGTGCTGAAGTTAATTGGGTTACATTTATGAAACCATCTGAAACTGATGAAGTAATATATAGTTTAGAACATAAGATGTTGGACAGAGGAGTGCAGGTAGAAACTTCTCTGGAGTACtgaaatttatttgtattttcatttATGGTTCCTTTCCCATGTAGTGGTGCAATTTTATATTACTTAATAGGATTGATTGTATTGTATTTGTGAAGGCTTGGATGATTCAACTGTAAATATGTAGTTTCCTTCTAATTAGGCTTTTACCTGTCTTTTCAGGTTTTCTCCGCGTTTGGAAAAGAAGCTATAGATACTGCTCTAAGAGCTGATTTGGTTGTTTTGAACACAGCGGTTGCTGGGAAATGGGTAGATTATGTTCTTAAGGAAGATATTCACCGTGTTCTGCCTAAGGTGTTGTGGTGGATCCATGAAATGCGAGGCCATTACTTCAAATTAGAGTATGTAAAGCATCTTCCCTCTGTAGCTGGTGCAATGATTGATTCACACGTCACAGCGGAATATTGGAAGAATAGGACTCAAGAGCGGTTGAAGTAAACTTCCAAAATCCTCATGTCTACTATAGTTATGTTTTTGGATAAAACATGTCTACTTTCTCTCTGTGCTTTTGttgctttaaaatatttaagGTCATTCCATATGCATTGAAACAGAAACATGCTTTTTCACATTTAGTTTCTCAATAGATAAATTTGAGACTTAGTTTTTACCCTTTGATTGACCATTTTGCAGGATTAAAATGCCTGAGACCTATGTTGTTCACCTTGGAAATAGCAATGAACTGATGCAAGTTGCAGAAGACAGTGTGGCTAAAAGGGTTTTGCGTGAACATGTTCGTGAATCGCTTGGAGTGCGCAATGACGATTTACTCTTTGCCTTAATAAATAGTATGCTTTTGATATTTCATCTTGAATAAAATTTTCTTGTCTTTTTCATTTTCCCCAATCAGTGCACCAATTTTTATTCGTTTTAACTTCATTattacacacacacacaaaaaaaaaaatccttattttagttttgataaaAGTAGGATTGTTAGAATCAGGTTTTCCATATAACTATTTTATCTGGGAAAGTAATTGGTGAATTTCATTTGATGCCATTTATGCTGTTtcattgtgtgcttaattttgttgtttggtgAGATTGtctttttgagaaaaaaatgaaaatcattTAGCTTATTCAATTGCTATGGATTGACACTCCTGTACTCTATCCAACAGAAGATTCTGGTAACAACTGTAGTCTGGTTCTGTGGATAACCTTTTACGTGATTTCTTCGTTTCCCCCTTAGTTATTATTATTCCCCGTCCCAATaaactttttacattttgacGTTAAGTGATCAAAATTTAATTGGTATAGAGGGAGTATTATTTTCCATTAACCACCTCTCCAATCTACCCCTTGATTTTTTCAGTTCTCTAAGGCAAATCGAAGATTGTATAATGGATGGGGAAACATCTAACTAAAAGGCACATGGTTTTCTGCTATTCATCAATAATGGTACTTGATTACCTTTACACTGCAGGTGTTTCACGAGGAAAAGGGCAGGATCTCTTTCTACGCGCTTTCTACGAGGCCTTACAACTGATCAAGCAAAAGAAAATGCAGGTGCCACCATTGCATGCAGTAATTGTGGGAAGTGACATGAGTGCTCATACGAAACTTGAAATGGAATTACGAGATTATGTAACACAGAAGAAAATTCAAGATCGTGTTCACTTTGTGAACAAAACTCTAACAGTAGCTCCATATTTAGCTGCCGTAGATGTTCTTGTTCAGAATTCTCAGGTACTATTTCGTTGAAAGAGTTCTCTATTTCAAATATAGTTTCCCTAACCAATGAAAATCATCTAGTTTGTCAGCTTGCTGATATAAAATTTTCTCCCTCAATGTTTGGGGGCAAATAATTTTACAGACACTAATATTAGATGCTAACTCGTACATATCATTACCTCCTGTTGCTATTATAAAATGCAGAGGTAGAACAGAAGAAATATATTTGAATATCCTTCTTTTACCATATCATGTCTTAGTCTTTGTTGACTTgacaaaatttgataattgacTTAATGACATTGGTTATCTGGTGGTTAGAGGGCTAGCATTTCTTATATGGTAATAATCGTTCATACGTTTTTTACTCTTTTTATGTTCATTTTCCAGTTGTTTTTGTAGACTAGTCAGATAATGTCACTGAGAATAACAAAAATTCCGAGGCACAACATTGAGCAATTAGATGCTCTAAACATGCTTCTCATGGAAACTTGTAAACAACTCCTTGGAGTCAAAAgtactgtttttttttcttcatctaaTGGATTTGAGATTCCATATTAATTTGAGTAGGTTCAAGGGATTGATATGAAGGTTTTGAATTGTTCGGACCTCTGTGTAGCTgatgaacttttacaatttttcttctttcaattctTTTGCACATGATTAGCATTGCATTATACACACTAAGAACACCTTGTTACTCGGGAAAAAGTTGCTTTAAACAGAAAAGGAATCACAAGAAGGTTAATCTTACATGTAGGGACGGGGAGAATGCTTTGGACGGATAACAATCGAAGCAATGGCATTTCAGTTGCCTGTGCTGGTAATCTGTTAACTTTACCTGATtctttttatgtgtttattacctTTTAGTGAGGCTTATGAGCTTATGGCAAATAAAATACTTGGAACACACTCACTGCTCATGTTCTCTGGCCACTAGCCagtattcacttttatttataatGCAAGACAGGGAACAGCTGCCGGGGGCACAACGGAAATAGTAGTGAACGGCACAACAGGTTTATTGCACCCTGCTGGGAAAGAAGGGGTGACAACTCTGGCGAAACATATTGTGAAACTAGCTACGCATGTAGAGAGGAGGCTTACAATAGGAAAGAGAGGGTACGAAAGGGTGAAAGAAAGATTTCTAGAACATCACATGGCAGAGAGAATTGGTGAAGTACTTAAAGAAGCGTTGAGGAAGTCTAAAATCAGATCAAGTAAACACCTTTGACAGTGAAAACCCCCGCCCACCATAAAATTACAATGAGGTATATCCAGTTTTCAATCAATATAATGGAGTGACATCTTTAATTCtggcctttttcttttcttcttctgtcTTATTTTCAACTAGTTCGCCGTATGTAAATTATTTTACATTGTTATAACACAATGTTCAGTAGCTGTTTATCTGGTCGACAAGTCTTTTAATTTTTACTTGTTTATGGGCATAATACAATTCGATTAGTAAAGAATTCAGCTCAAGAGTGTCTGAGAAGTTCTGGAATGTTACAAGTTTAACGAGTACAGTCTCTTTGCCAGCGGCAATTCTGTTTGAACTTGATACATAagcaattatttataaataatgcTAGTGCATCactctttttatttaagagtttggAGGTTAGATTTCAGTATCTTGAACTGTGTAAATGGCACATCTACCgggtaaattaatgaaatatgctgAATAGGTTGGTTTTTGGAGGATGCGTTTGGAACATTTTcactttgttaaatttttttttcggtTGGAAATTTGAagtttatagattttttttttttttttgtgtttgagATAAACATTGTTATaattttaaggtatgtttgaatttACGACGATGCTGTAGAGCGTAGTGACTTACAAATTTCATCTACCATTTGAGGATGAACCCATCATCTAAGAAGTCAGGATTGCATTGCAACTTAAGGTTCCAGTTCACGCTAATTCTATAGTCACAAGTTGAAGTGTAATTAGGGCTTCTAGTTTACAAAGGTTACGCTGTCAAGGGACAGAGTATAACTGGGGCCTTAGTTGACAGTGGTTATGTGGGCAAAACAATGAGTTTCACCTTATTCGAAATTCATACAAAAGTCTATGATCATAATCAAGtaatttgttttatttgtctTCACCAAAGGCGGTGAGCTCGTTATTATAACCTGTGACAGAGTTGGGAGTAACAAGATTTTAGCGGGGAGGAGTTACTGTGCGGTGCAGACAAGATGAAACACGAATTGGGTTGGCAATGGTTGCTTGGTGAAACGTGAATAGGGCCAACATCGGTTGCTTggaaaccttgttgttgccaatTTTGTCACAGGTTAATGTAATGGGTTCGACGTCTTTGGTGGGGAAAACGAGTAAGTTGAGTATACTGAAAGGCCTCAGTGCTTTTCGCTATGATTATGATTTTAGATTTCTGTATGGGTTTTATAAAACAACCTCCTTTGATGGGGTGAAGCTCATTGTCGTGCCCGCATAACCATTGTCAACTAGTGCCCCAGTTATACTCCATCGCTTGACagcataacctttgtaaacttgaagccttAGTTACACTTCAACCCGTGATCGTATAATCACCGTCAACTAGGACCTCGAGTTATAATGCGATCTCGGCTTCTCAGGCCATGGCTTCATCCTCACATGGCAGGTGAAATTTTTAGGTCATCGAGTTACCGTGAACCAAAACGCAACTTAAAACTATGATTATGTCTCCCTCAAAGAaagaaataaatctttaaacctGGAAATTTCAACAcgcaagaaaaaggaaaaaacaaattATAGGAGATTGTGGGCGAGAGAGATGAAGGGGATGGAAACTCCTATTTATTTAGGCGAGGGGGTagggagaaaaaaaaatcatgttttcaattttaTCTTGGGATTTGGAGGTTGCAGTGTTTGAAAATTATCCCAAGAATCTCAAGTTCAGAGGCAAAAAGTTAGGGTTGGGGTTATGGCTGAAAATTGTCAGATAGAAAATGTCCTCTGCaggatgagttttcagttgacaTGACAATGAAAACGCTTCTTACAAGTTTCGTTTTCTTTTGACAATTTAGCTAAAAATGCGTCTTGCAGGGTGCATTTTCTATCTAACCATTTCCAACCCCAACCTTAACCTTGACTTTCTGCCTCTGAACCCGAGATTCTCGGGATAATTTTCGGACACTATAACCTGGGATGAATTTGGAAgacatgattttttttccttGATGAAAATGCCCCCTACGTGGAACGTTTTCTCCCCCACTATTTTAACTCTAATTGTGTACCTCAAACCCCGTTATGCCCGGGCAACATGTGTTAAACATGGAATCGTTTGATGTGCCTCGGGGTATTGttctttataaaataaaatcaatacatTCTGTTGGTTTTTCATTCCGACTTTTCAAGTAGATTGTTTCCATAAAAATACTTGGCATTAGGAGAAGAGGGTTATCGTTAAAAACCTGAATTTTGACCTAGTTGTCCAAACAAAGATAATTTGTCAAATTACGTCTACGTCTTTTAATTTGGGTGATGAGAACTatactttttactattttctcaGTTTTAAACATATGAAACAGACTATTTGGTTCAAGATGAGTAGACGAGTCAAAGTCGTTATCCATGATGACAGTCAAATTTGTGAGGCCAAAATTGAGCCCGTTTTTGTATTAGCCCAATCTAAATATTTGACTTTCAGCCGAAGCATAACGTTAAAAGAGCTTTGGTCAAAAATTAGACGGAAAGTGGGGATCTGGAGAAGAATTTcaaacttaaatgaaaaagtaacagaaatgaaaaaaatgattgGAACTAACCATACGATATGGTACAAAACaaaccaatttaataaatttattgcgtaaattgtaaataagtgtacATTTGGGACGTAAAATAAAGTATACAATTTGGTGTCAATAAAAGTGAAACAAGTGCATTTATGAGTGAAAACATTTATTACAACacagattaaaatttaaaaaactaaagaatgaaatatttgagaaaaattaaaaataacataatcatCGGCGTGCCGAATGTATGCCACAACTGGGTATGCATCGGGTACGCTTAAGGTTCTGTCAAACAAGTTGGGGTAGCAGTTTCTCATCATCTTCGTCTTCATCTTCACTTGAAACTCGATGCTGGTCTTTATCTTCATTTCCTTCCTCCGTGGTTGACTACATTTAGGTCTTAGCCACCCATCGTACATCCCCTTTGTATGAATAGGTTGTTGCGAGGATGACCCATCTTAGTTGAACAACGATACTGGGGGTGTTTGCGACACTATCGACGAATAACTGTATGGTTTCGTATAACTCGATTGCGGACAAAATGTGGGAATTATCGATGATATTGGATACGTCGGTATTGTTGGCAGCACCGGTGTGTAATATGGTGCGATTGATGGCAGTGATGCGAAATATACACATGGAGAAGGTGTTGTTGTAGTGAATGATGATGCGTGTTATGGTGCTTGGGGAAAATAAATTGGGTTAGCACCAAAAAAATATGAATCATACTAACCAGAAGGTTGCACAACAATCGGGTCTTTGTGTGGAGTTAGAGTAGATGTTGATCCCCCCACGGCATGTTCTCCCGACCTAAGATTGTTAGGTCCTCGTCTTGGCCTCCTACGACAACATTGCCTACTTCTTTCCACATTCGACAGTAGATACAACTTACAGTTATACTTGAACCAATCCATGTAATCTGGAGATGTCGCTAACTCCGATGTGAGAAATGGTTCACGCATTGGcaagtatgtaacaccccatacccaaccCAATCGTCGGATCTGGAGTATAGGGTGCTGCACTCAATTATCCagaattaattaactaattctCATTGCAATCTGAAATTCATATTCATTGGGAACAAGTATTACTGAAAACACAATCATCTATTTAACCTTGCAATATTCATAAATTTACGTCCAATTATTTactttaatctaatatacaaaATATTCGACAAAGTAGTTTTTAACATGATGGATATTTGCTTCGGTTTGAAAATAACATTTTGAACATAACTAACTACATCTACGACTCTGACCCTGAGACTCCGCCTCTGGGTCACCCTATTGTATGTATATTACAACTTCCTAAACACGGCGAATTTTGGCCTAGTCATTCTTTGAATCCTTGCAATTCCCTTTTTACCTGCAATACATAATGATGCATacataagttcatatgaacttagtgagttatcCATACCTTGCATCAACAAAATACTATTAAGCTGGCGCTTCATGATTTAGAATTAAAGTTTGATTGTCTATACTAGGACGGTTCGCTAATCTCTTTGGCGTAGTATCTACATCACACAGTCTGACTCACTTGTACTTGGTACATTATCCTCAAAAACACCATCGCTTATTTATTTGCGCATCCTGGAGGACAATTCATCTTACTCGATTGTCTTTGGTTTATTACGGACGATTGAAAACAGAAAATTTTGTATTCGAAAATCATAGCCTTGCACATAAAATTCTCTTACTAATGAGACTTCGCAAATGTAATATCAGAGTAAAGATAAACTTTTGACCTCTTAGCGGATTATCCCTATGCTATCTTCATTAGCTGTCTTTGCGGACTCGTATGCATCACTTCCTTGAGAGGAAATCCTTACAGATTCTTACTTGCAAACTAAAGAAAACCCATAAATGATACTTATAGTGTGTCTTGTACCAATAAACA is part of the Gossypium hirsutum isolate 1008001.06 chromosome D11, Gossypium_hirsutum_v2.1, whole genome shotgun sequence genome and encodes:
- the LOC107913045 gene encoding uncharacterized protein isoform X2; protein product: MAKHASAAVGWGHHHLQKRWLLALLLMLTVSTVIAFFMRAAFDSCDRNVSVDNVISSARDSVQVADKRAPQIAAAKPSPLSFMKSKIVLLVSHELSLSGGPLLLMELAFLLRSVGAEVNWVTFMKPSETDEVIYSLEHKMLDRGVQVFSAFGKEAIDTALRADLVVLNTAVAGKWVDYVLKEDIHRVLPKVLWWIHEMRGHYFKLEYVKHLPSVAGAMIDSHVTAEYWKNRTQERLKIKMPETYVVHLGNSNELMQVAEDSVAKRVLREHVRESLGVRNDDLLFALINSVSRGKGQDLFLRAFYEALQLIKQKKMQVPPLHAVIVGSDMSAHTKLEMELRDYVTQKKIQDRVHFVNKTLTVAPYLAAVDVLVQNSQGRGECFGRITIEAMAFQLPVLTGNSCRGHNGNSSERHNRFIAPCWERRGDNSGETYCETSYACREEAYNRKERVRKGERKISRTSHGRENW
- the LOC107913045 gene encoding uncharacterized protein isoform X1; the protein is MAKHASAAVGWGHHHLQKRWLLALLLMLTVSTVIAFFMRAAFDSCDRNVSVDNVISSARDSVQVADKRAPQIAAAKPSPLSFMKSKIVLLVSHELSLSGGPLLLMELAFLLRSVGAEVNWVTFMKPSETDEVIYSLEHKMLDRGVQVFSAFGKEAIDTALRADLVVLNTAVAGKWVDYVLKEDIHRVLPKVLWWIHEMRGHYFKLEYVKHLPSVAGAMIDSHVTAEYWKNRTQERLKIKMPETYVVHLGNSNELMQVAEDSVAKRVLREHVRESLGVRNDDLLFALINSVSRGKGQDLFLRAFYEALQLIKQKKMQVPPLHAVIVGSDMSAHTKLEMELRDYVTQKKIQDRVHFVNKTLTVAPYLAAVDVLVQNSQGRGECFGRITIEAMAFQLPVLGTAAGGTTEIVVNGTTGLLHPAGKEGVTTLAKHIVKLATHVERRLTIGKRGYERVKERFLEHHMAERIGEVLKEALRKSKIRSSKHL